From the genome of Lotus japonicus ecotype B-129 chromosome 6, LjGifu_v1.2, one region includes:
- the LOC130726492 gene encoding flowering time control protein FPA isoform X2 gives MSDKPPITSRDEDYSRDERRSALRGSSPVSNREHRGRHDSPEPHYSDKSKLSDKSSEPSEVLWVGFPAQLKVEESILRRAFSPFGEIEKITTFSGRSYAFVRFRSLTSACRARDNLRGKLFGNPRVHICFAKSDAGSSSSGRSSLNAPLSPLYKPRDRDGSSENLILDRSFGGDRNISSPNLYRNRDSGDSGSYDFNLRGGSSWTGGNNTNEQRNIGQKGTSLGAPHEFYGHINSPPRERNVHLGDFPQKFPQRGAFFEDQQAMPEDIPYLHEAKRLRTGPSSPEGELPEYPFSEFERQKHVFPRLLPDFPQREHFDQSFDSGNFAYRQTLDHRPNSPLAPLDNRHEGWKPYDSFPMGPGTLNSQSKFVEKKIFTPEPDNSSVSEWKWEGTIAKGGTPVCRARCFPVGKVLDILLPDFLDCTARTSLDMLAKHYYQAVGVWVVFFVPGSDADIEFYNEFMHYLEEKQRAAVAKLDDKTTVFLVPPSEFSEKVLKVPGKLSISGVILRLEYPTLNHGPMPIEGVMKNENLLSYNENAFNPNSSFPSVRIPPPSISEYGNSGISNHSFLGNKFPAAPSVSDSARALVSMPESHDDRSRSYPPLPPQTSGPNWSSHNLQNFRSLPMQLSSAASEPIAEERQPIIPRPDISSAHHSNAISGIPLSMPVGALEPEQLVRLAETLLEQRRQSGSSLSSSAFSDPRQNRFDGSDTSQRYAAENNLVNSEFSAPQLSQLLQSQMSNVALPPQTVQREPQSEVNGNQQFRDSGSLQATLQLASALLHQLQQGKPS, from the exons ATGTCG GATAAGCCACCGATAACATCACGTGATGAAGATTACTCACGGGATGAGCGGAGATCAGCATTAAGGGGATCATCTCCTGTCTCCAATAGAGAGCATAGAGGACGCCATGATAGCCCTGAACCACATTATTCTGACAAATCCAAGCTTAGTGATAAAAGTTCAGAGCCCAGTGAGGTTTTATGGGTTGGGTTCCCAGCTCAGTTAAAGGTGGAAGAATCCATTCTGAGAAGGGCTTTTTCTCCATTTggtgagattgagaagattACTACATTTTCAGGTCGTAGCTATGCCTTTGTTCGGTTCAGAAGTCTGACTTCAGCATGCAGAGCAAGAGACAACCTGAGGGGAAAGCTATTTGGGAACCCCCGTGTGCATATTTGTTTTGCCAAGAGTGATGCAGGTTCATCAAGCAGTGGGAGGAGCTCATTGAATGCTCCTCTTTCCCCACTTTACAAGCCACGTGATCGTGATGGATCTTCTGAGAATCTCATTCTGGATAGGAGCTTCGGTGGAGATCGGAATATTAGTTCTCCAAACCTTTACCGGAATCGGGATTCTGGAGATTCTGGTTCTTATGATTTTAACCTTAGGGGGGGTTCTTCATGGACTGGGGGAAATAACACAAATGAGCAAAGGAACATTGGACAGAAGGGAACTTCGCTAGGAGCACCACATGAATTCTATGGACATATAAATAGTCCACCAAGAGAAAGAAATGTTCATCTGGGTGATTTCCCACAGAAATTTCCTCAAAGGGGTGCATTCTTTGAAGATCAGCAGGCCATGCCAGAAGATATCCCCTATCTACATGAGGCTAAAAGGCTAAGGACTGGTCCTTCTTCTCCTGAGGGAGAGCTTCCAGAGTATCCTTTCTCTGAGTTCGAAAGGCAGAAACATGTTTTTCCAAGACTGTTACCTGATTTTCCCCAACGTGAGCATTTTGATCAAAGCTTTGATTCTGGAAATTTTGCTTATCGCCAAACACTTGATCACCGGCCAAATTCACCTCTGGCTCCTTTAGATAATAGGCATGAAGGATGGAAACCTTATGATAGCTTCCCAATGGGTCCTGGTACACTGAATTCCCAATCAAAATTTGTTGAGAAGAAAATATTCACACCTGAACCTGATAATTCATCTGTAAGTGAGTGGAAATGGGAAGGAACGATTGCTAAAGGTGGAACCCCGGTTTGTCGTGCACGCTGCTTCCCTGTGGGGAAGGTCCTGGATATCTTGCT ACCTGACTTCTTGGATTGCACTGCAAGAACTAGTTTGGACATGCTTGCAAAGCATTACTACCAAGCAGTTGGTGTTTGGGTTGTTTTCTTTGTGCCTGGAAGTGATGCAGACATCGAATTCTACAATGAATTCATGCATTATTTGGAGGAAAAGCAGCGGGCTGCGGTTGCCAAGTTGGACGACAAGACGACAGTGTTTCTTGTACCTCCATCAGAATTTTCAGAGAAGGTGTTGAAGGTACCTGGTAAATTGAGCATATCTGGCGTCATTCTCAGGTTGGAGTATCCTACTTTAAATCATGGTCCCATGCCCATTGAAGGAgtcatgaaaaatgaaaatctgtTGTCCTATAATGAGAATGCATTCAATCCAAATTCATCATTTCCATCAGTACGTATTCCTCCTCCATCTATTTCAGAATATGGCAATTCTGGAATAAGCAATCATTCATTTCTGGGAAATAAATTTCCAGCAGCTCCATCAGTTTCGGACTCAGCTCGTGCTCTGGTTAGCATGCCTGAATCTCATGATGACCGAAGTCGTTCTTATCCTCCACTCCCGCCGCAGACATCTGGACCAAACTGGTCTTCTCACAATCTGCAGAACTTTAGATCTTTACCGATGCAATTATCAAGTGCTGCTTCTGAGCCTATTGCCGAGGAGCGGCAGCCCATCATTCCAAGACCAGACATAAGCTCAGCTCATCATTCCAATGCAATTTCTGGTATTCCTTTATCAATGCCTGTGGGAGCTCTGGAACCAGAACAACTTGTTCGACTAGCTGAAACTCTTCTGGAGCAAAGGAGGCAATCTGGAAGCTCGTTGAGCTCGTCCGCTTTCAGTGATCCTCGGCAGAACAGATTTGATGGATCTGACACCTCCCAGAGGTATGCAGCAGAGAACAACCTGGTGAATTCTGAATTTTCAGCGCCTCAGCTTAGTCAACTTCTACAGTCACAGATGTCAAACGTGGCTCTACCGCCACAAACAGTTCAAAGGGAACCACAAAGTGAGGTTAATGGAAATCAGCAGTTCAGAGATAGTGGTAGCTTGCAAGCAACATTACAACTGGcttctgctcttcttcatcaactccaGCAGGGAAAACCAAGTTGA
- the LOC130723007 gene encoding uncharacterized protein LOC130723007, which yields MGRSLIHIAGGVLLLLCLLVSFSEAAEYLKYKDPKVALNRRIKDLMKRMTLEEKIGQMTQVERSVATPDAMKKYFIGSVLSGGGSVPAPKASAETWVKMVNQMQSASLSTRLGIPMIYGIDAVHGHNNVYNATVFPHNVGLGVTRDPVLIKKIGEATALEVRATGIPYVFAPCIAVCRDPRWGRCYESYSEDPKIVRIMTEIIPGLQGDLPGNSKKGVPFVAGKNKVAACAKHYVGDGGTTKGINENNTVISYNGLLGIHMPAYFDSIIKGVSTVMVSYTSWNGKKMHANKDLVTGYLKNKLRFRGFVISDWQGIDRITSPPHANYSYSVQAGVSAGIDMIMVPYNFTEFIDELTYQVKNNIIPMSRIDDAVARILRVKFTMGLFESPLADLSLVNQLGSKEHRELAREAVRKSLVLLKNGKSSQKPLLPLPKKAAKILVAGSHADNLGYQCGGWTITWQGLGGNDLTTGTTILDAVKQTVDPAAEVVYNENPDANFVKSNKFSYAIVIVGENPYAETFGDSLNLTLPEPGPSTISNVCGSIQCVVVLITGRPVVIQPYLPKIDALVAAWLPGTEGQGVADLLFGDYKFTGKLARTWFKRVDQLPMNVGDKHYDPLFPFGFGLTTNLKKY from the exons ATGGGGAGATCTTTGATTCACATTGCGGGTGGTGTTCTGCTGCTACTGTGCTTGCTGGTTTCATTTTCTGAAGCAGCTGAATACTTGAAGTACAAAGACCCTAAGGTTGCTCTGAATAGAAGAATCAAAGATTTGATGAAAAGGATGACTCTAGAGGAAAAGATTGGTCAAATGACACAGGTTGAAAGGAGTGTTGCTACTCCTGATGCCATGAAGAAGTACTTCATTG GGAGTGTGCTGAGTGGGGGAGGGAGTGTTCCAGCTCCAAAGGCATCTGCTGAGACCTGGGTGAAAATGGTGAATCAGATGCAAAGTGCATCTTTATCCACTCGCCTTGGGATTCCGATGATTTATGGGATTGATGCAGTTCATGGCCATAATAATGTCTACAATGCTACTGTTTTTCCTCACAATGTTGGGCTGGGAGTTACCAG GGATCCAGTGCTTATAAAAAAGATTGGAGAAGCTACTGCTCTTGAAGTTAGGGCTACTGGAATTCCATATGTCTTTGCTCCATGTATTGCG GTCTGCAGAGATCCAAGGTGGGGACGTTGCTATGAAAGCTACAGTGAGGACCCTAAGATTGTTCGAATTATGACTGAAATTATACCTGGTTTGCAAGGAGATCTCCCTGGAAATTCCAAGAAGGGGGTTCCCTTTGTTGCTGGAAA GAACAAGGTTGCAGCTTGTGCCAAGCATTATGTGGGAGATGGTGGCACAACCAAGGGTATCAATGAGAACAATACTGTGATCAGTTACAATGGGTTGCTTGGAATTCACATGCCAGCATACTTTGACTCTATTATCAAGGGTGTTTCAACAGTAATGGTTTCCTACACTAGCTGGAATGGGAAGAAGATGCATGCTAATAAAGATCTTGTCACCGGTTACCTCAAGAACAAACTGCGGTTCAGG GGTTTTGTCATATCAGATTGGCAGGGTATTGACCGGATTACCTCTCCTCCTCATGCTAACTATTCGTATTCTGTTCAAGCTGGTGTTAGTGCTGGAATTGATATg ATTATGGTTCCCTATAACTTCACTGAGTTCATTGATGAGCTAACCTATCAAGTAAAGAACAATATTATCCCCATGAGCAGGATTGATGATGCTGTGGCAAGAATCTTAAGAGTAAAATTTACCATGGGTCTATTTGAAAGTCCACTTGCTGATCTAAGCCTGGTGAACCAACTGGGTAGCAAG GAACATAGAGAGTTAGCAAGGGAAGCTGTACGGAAATCCCTAGTGTTGCTAAAGAATGGTAAATCTTCTCAGAAGCCATTGCTTCCCCTTCCCAAGAAAGCGGCAAAAATATTGGTGGCCGGAAGTCATGCTGACAATTTGGGTTATCAATGTGGAGGATGGACAATTACCTGGCAGGGGCTTGGTGGCAATGATCTTACAACAG GTACAACAATCCTTGATGCTGTAAAACAAACAGTTGATCCTGCTGCTGAAGTTGTCTACAATGAAAACCCCGATGCCAACTTTGTTAAGTCGAACAAATTTTCCTATGCCATAGTTATTGTGGGAGAGAACCCTTATGCTGAAACATTTGGTGACAGTTTGAATCTAACTCTACCTGAGCCAGGTCCAAGCACCATCAGCAACGTATGTGGGTCTATTCAGTGTGTAGTTGTTCTCATCACTGGCCGCCCCGTTGTGATTCAACCATATCTACCCAAAATTGATGCACTTGTAGCTGCATGGCTTCCTGGAACTGAAGGTCAAGGTGTTGCTGACCTTCTTTTTGGTGACTATAAATTTACTGGCAAGCTGGCAAGAACATGGTTCAAGAGAGTTGATCAGCTCCCAATGAATGTTGGTGACAAACATTATGATCCTCTGTTTCCATTTGGATTCGGGTTGACTACAAACCTCAAAAAATATTGA
- the LOC130722583 gene encoding uncharacterized protein LOC130722583: MQHSIFSIPIDRFDYLACDSNSKTFEFEILDLNDNIEIKRCGVIPVYASQDQQQTIPTDQCGCKRKTPSFNKDESSRPEKHVVRFDIDLNQTFEVSEVSGREMQFEHIISEFGEQEKMNWLRL, from the exons ATGCAACATAGTATTTTCTCAATCCCAATTGACAGATTTGATTATTTAGCGTGTGATTCTAACAGTAAAACATTTGAATTCGAGATTCTAGATTTAAATGATAATATTGAAATAAAGAGGTGTGGGGTCATTCCAGTATATGCTTCTCAAGATCAACAACAGACTATTCCAACAG ATCAATGTGGTTGTAAGAGAAAAACACCAAGTTTCAACAAAGACGAAAGTTCAAGACCTGAAAAGCAT GTTGTACGCTTTGACATCGATTTAAATCAGACATTTGAAGTGTCAGAAGTCTCTGGGCGTGAAATGCAATTTGAACATATAATTTCTGAGTTTGGGGAACAAGAAAAAATGAATTGGTTGAGGCTATAG